The Spirochaetales bacterium genomic sequence AAGAGAGATCTGTTTTGTTTCCGTCATCGTACCATTTGCAGAGAAAGAAAAAGCCGAAGCCGTAACAACAATAAAGCAGGTTATCGTTTCCGATCCTTGCAGCGTGTAGTATCGATGAAGGCCAGAAATAAAGAAGCGCGATACAGAGAAAAAGAACCTTCCTGTCGGAAATATAGCGTTTAAGGACGAGTGTCCCGGCGACGAGAAAACCCATGTTGAAACAGAGAGACAGAAATTGCAGTACCCTGTTGATCGCACCATTATCAAAATCCGAAATCATCAGTATCTTTCTGAACACCGAGGCGATAACATAATAAAGGGGCGGATGGTAGGACTGTTCGAGTTCGTTTATCGCCGGTAAGGCCATGTTTTCTTCAATGAACTCGATATATTCAAAGTGTCCGGGTGCGTCATCCGTCCTCGTAAAAGGATCGGTATGGCTGAAATAAACGAGACGCAGCAGCAGGGCGGCCAGAAAGAGTGAAACGATGATGATCCGTTCCTTTGTCATAAATCCGCTCAATGACGAAAGCGCGTTTTTGAATCTGTTGCCGGACAGGTACATGCCTAACGTGCTCATGATATATATCCTCCTTCTTTATATCCCCACAAAGAGTATTCAGACCGATATCAGGTCCCCATCTTCCTTGAATGACTCACCGTATGATCCGTTTTTCCCCAGTGCCGCCCTGGTTTCCGTTTTTTCCGATTTACCGCGACAATAACGGCCGTGACGAGAACAAGCGCGATATAAAAGGAAAATGCCGCAAAAGACGCCGCCCTTGACCGCGAAAAGGACCGCTCGCCGGCCTTCTTCTCCGAAACCCTGTTTACCCCGTTCCAGTTCGGCGGCCTGATAATGAAAGTGGCGGCCTTTTCGAAAGGTTCGCTTCCGTCGGATATCTCGACAAACAGCCTTCTGTTGAGATGCCGGATCACCATACCCCCGTCGTTCCATACCCTGAAGGTAACATGGGTTTTATCGTCTTTATCGGCGAGTCCCCTCTCCACTCTCCACGTCGCGTCCTTTTTGTACAGCATCCATGCCGAATATTCATGAAGCCTCACCGTGTGGTGCCGGCGCCTTACATAGTAGCCGGGATCGGACGCGGATTGAATCGAAACGCATGACGCATCGGCGAAACCGGGCACGAAATTAAAGGTGGTATACTCTTTCGCCGCGT encodes the following:
- a CDS encoding AbfB domain-containing protein; the protein is ADNISGKADNISGKADISSAKMDNMSVSFESCDMPGWYIGVDDEELVLLEPDSDAAKEYTTFNFVPGFADASCVSIQSASDPGYYVRRRHHTVRLHEYSAWMLYKKDATWRVERGLADKDDKTHVTFRVWNDGGMVIRHLNRRLFVEISDGSEPFEKAATFIIRPPNWNGVNRVSEKKAGERSFSRSRAASFAAFSFYIALVLVTAVIVAVNRKKRKPGRHWGKTDHTVSHSRKMGT